From the genome of Cystobacter fuscus DSM 2262:
TGCCGAGCCGGAAGAAGTCCGTGAAGCGGTAGTGGCCGGGGCCGTACACGAGCACGCAGCTCGGCTCGAGCGGGGTGATGAAGGAGCAGCTCGCCGCGAGCGTCACGCCCATGGCGAAGGGCCGGGGATCCACCCCCAGCTTCACCGCGGCGCCCACGGCCACCGGCAGCACCACCAGGGCCGCGGCCTGGTTGCTCATGGGGGCCGACAGCACGATGGTGAGCACCATCATCGCGAGCATCACCAGACGCGCGCCCCCATAGGCCCCGAGCCGCGCCGCGTGTTCGCCGAGGAAGCGCCCCGCCCCGCTCGTCTCCATGGCCACGCCGAGCGCCATCATGCAGCCGATGAGCAGCACCACCCGCCAGTCCACCCGGAAGGCCCGGCCCGCGTCCACGCACCCGGTGGCGATCATCCCCAACATCCCGGCGAGCCCCGCCACCGACAGCGGCACCACCTCGAGCGAGCCCAGCAGCAGCGCCCCGAGGAACAGCACCACGGCCAGCAGGGCCTTGGCATGGCGGGGCGGCTGGTACTCCACGCCCCCCAGCACGAGCAGTTGGGCACCCTCCGTCAGCTCCTGCACCCGCTCGCGTGCCCCCCACAGCAACAGCACGTCCCCCGCCGACAGCTCCAGGGTGGACAACGAGCGCCCGCCCACGCGCCGGCCCAGCAGCTGCAACTTGGTGAGCCGCTGGATGACGGGCCTGCGATGCAGCGCCAGCGCCACCAGGCCGTAGCGCTCGAGGAAGTGCGTCTCCTTGAAGCTGTGGCCCACGAGCGGACTGTCCGGGGTCACCGTCGCCTCCACCAGGATGGTGTCCTGGGGGCGCAGCTCCGAGTCCGACAGCTTCACGTCCGGCCGCAGCTCGATGCCCTTCAGGTCCTTCACCCGGAGGATGTCCTCGCGCTTGCCCTCGATGATGAGCCGCTCGTCGCCCACGAGCTGGTACGCCGGGAGCGCCGGCAGGGACTGGCCGTCGCGCACGATGCCGATGACGCGCAGCCCGAGCCCCGTGGTGATGTCCGCCAGGGTCTTGCCCAGGTAGGCGGAGTCCGAGGGCAGCATCGCCTCGGTGAGGTAGTCGCGCACGGTCCAGTCCTCCATGGAGTCCGCGCCCTCGCGCGCCGGCAGCAGCACCGGCCCCAGGAACACCACGAGCAGCATGCCGAGCACCGCCAGCGGCAGGCCCACGGGCGTCAGCTCCGTCACCCCGAGCGGCTCGAGCCCCAGGCGGGGCAGCGCCGCGGAGACCACCAGGTTGGTGGAGGTGCCATAGAGCAGCACCATGCCCCCCAGCATGGAGGCATACGCCATGGGCAAGAGCACCTTGCTCTTGGGCACCCTGGCGCGATGCGCCGCCCCGATGGCCACCGGCAGGAAGGCCGCCGTCGTCACCGTGTTGGACACGAAGGAGGAGAACACCGCCACCGCCCCCATCATCGCCAGCACGAACGTCTGGTGGCCAAAGCGCGCGAAGAAGGACAGCCGCTGCCCCACCAGCAGCACCACCCCCGTGCTCGCCAGCCCCTGCGTCATCGCCAGCAGGGTGAAGATGAAGATGACGGTGTCGTTGCTGAAGCCCGCGAACGCCTGCTCGGGCGTCAGCACCCCCGTGAGCGCCAGCAGGCACACGATGGACAGTGACGTCACCTCGATGGGGATCGCCTCCAGGGAGAACAACACGAGCGCCAGCAGCACGGTGCCCAGGACGATGGCGATGGTCATCATGTGAGGGCGCGCAGCCTGGAGCCCGCCAGGCGCGGAAGGAAATCTTCCGGTACTGAACGTCGGCTTCTGAATAGACACGATTCAATTAGTAAAATTGAATGAACAAGCGAGTCTCCGAGGGAGGCGAGGAAGCGGGCGTCGTTGCTTTTACAAGCGGGAGCCAGAAATGTAGCCGGACCTTTTACAAGGAGATGTCCACATGGCCTCGCTCCAAACCCCAGGGACCCAGGGCAGCGCTCCCACGAAGAACCCGGAGCTCCTGGCCTGGGTGGCGAAGATGGCGCAGATGACCCAGCCGGATCAGATCGTCTGGTGTGACGGCTCGGAAGAGGAGAAGAAGCG
Proteins encoded in this window:
- a CDS encoding SLC13 family permease, which codes for MTIAIVLGTVLLALVLFSLEAIPIEVTSLSIVCLLALTGVLTPEQAFAGFSNDTVIFIFTLLAMTQGLASTGVVLLVGQRLSFFARFGHQTFVLAMMGAVAVFSSFVSNTVTTAAFLPVAIGAAHRARVPKSKVLLPMAYASMLGGMVLLYGTSTNLVVSAALPRLGLEPLGVTELTPVGLPLAVLGMLLVVFLGPVLLPAREGADSMEDWTVRDYLTEAMLPSDSAYLGKTLADITTGLGLRVIGIVRDGQSLPALPAYQLVGDERLIIEGKREDILRVKDLKGIELRPDVKLSDSELRPQDTILVEATVTPDSPLVGHSFKETHFLERYGLVALALHRRPVIQRLTKLQLLGRRVGGRSLSTLELSAGDVLLLWGARERVQELTEGAQLLVLGGVEYQPPRHAKALLAVVLFLGALLLGSLEVVPLSVAGLAGMLGMIATGCVDAGRAFRVDWRVVLLIGCMMALGVAMETSGAGRFLGEHAARLGAYGGARLVMLAMMVLTIVLSAPMSNQAAALVVLPVAVGAAVKLGVDPRPFAMGVTLAASCSFITPLEPSCVLVYGPGHYRFTDFFRLGTPLTAALLALLVVLVPMRWPFQGREGTPAAAARAPGPRGAGPEAPTAAPVREGAGLNR